A section of the Buchnera aphidicola (Mindarus japonicus) genome encodes:
- the ribB gene encoding 3,4-dihydroxy-2-butanone-4-phosphate synthase: protein MKKKLLKEFGNSKKRVLKAIQELKKGNGIILLDDEKRENEGDLVFSSETMTIEQMAFSIRYGSGIICLCITEKKRKELLLPMMVKNNTSTYGTKFTVSIEAAKGVSTGVSATDRITTIRAAISSKAKPEDLNRPGHVFPLCADKNGLLAREGHTEASIELIKLAGFNPTAVLSELTNKNGSMARIPDIINFSRKNNLTVLTIKDIINYVKNV, encoded by the coding sequence ATGAAAAAAAAATTATTAAAAGAATTTGGAAACTCTAAAAAAAGAGTACTAAAAGCTATTCAAGAATTAAAAAAAGGAAATGGAATTATTTTATTAGATGATGAAAAAAGAGAAAATGAAGGAGACTTAGTTTTTTCTAGTGAAACAATGACAATTGAACAAATGGCTTTTTCTATTAGATATGGAAGTGGTATTATTTGTTTATGCATTACAGAAAAAAAACGAAAAGAATTACTATTGCCCATGATGGTCAAAAATAATACCAGTACTTATGGAACAAAATTTACTGTGTCTATTGAAGCAGCTAAAGGAGTTTCTACTGGAGTATCTGCTACCGATAGAATTACTACAATTAGAGCAGCAATATCAAGTAAAGCTAAACCAGAAGATTTAAATAGACCTGGACATGTCTTTCCTTTATGTGCAGATAAAAATGGTTTACTGGCTAGAGAGGGTCATACTGAAGCATCCATTGAATTAATTAAATTAGCAGGATTTAATCCTACAGCAGTTTTATCAGAATTAACGAATAAAAATGGATCTATGGCTCGTATTCCGGATATTATTAATTTTTCCAGAAAAAATAATTTAACTGTTTTAACTATTAAGGACATAATTAATTATGTAAAAAACGTATAA